TCTACCATATTAACAGCTAGTATAATAGGTAACCCTAGTTCCATAAGTTGAGTAGTTAAATAAAGGCTTCTATTTAAGTTAGAAGCATCAACTACATTTATGATAGCATTAGGTTTTTCATTGACTATAAAGGAATATGCTATTTGTTCATCGATAGAGCTTTCATCTGATACCGCTAGTGAGTAAATTCCTGGTATATCGACAATTTCAACTTTTCTATTAGCTACTTCATAAAAACCAGTTTTTTTATCAACAGTTACACCAGACCAATTTCCAACTTTTTGATTAAGACCCGTAAGAGCATTAAAAATAGTTGTTTTTCCGCAATTAGGGTTACCGACTAAAGCGTATTTCATAGGTTTATTCTCGGGTAAATTACAGGGATATGCGCAGATTATATCAAAACTATACTAAATTAGTATAGCTTATTAATTAAATAATTCCTCTTTATAAAACTTAAGTTCAGCTATCGACTCTTGGATATCATCTAGAGCCTTATGAGTATTTTTTTTCACAAAACATTTAGGTTTACCCCAATACTCATTTAGTAGTTTTATACTAGTCACATCTAGTACACGATAGTGACAGTAGTCATCAATTTTTGGCATGTATTTAGCTAAAAATCTTCGGTCTTGCCAAATAGAGTTACCACATAAAGGTGAGCTTTGGTAAGGAACATACATTTTTATGAATTCTAAAATTTTTTCTTCTGCTTGTTCTAAACTTACTTTACTTTCTTTAACACGTTGAGTAAGCCCTGTGTCAGCATGGGTTTTAATACACCATTCATTCATATTTTCTAAAATGCTATCAGGTTGGTATATAGCTATTGGTTCTGCTTCAGCAATGATATCTAGGTTTTTATTTGTAATAATAACTGCGATTTCTATAATTTGGCATTGCTCAACATCAAGCCCTGTCATTTCTAGATCTAACCAAATTAGGTTATCTGTTGATTGCATATTTATTTACTCTTTAACTCTAGATACATAAGTTGAAGTTCTAGTATCAACTTTGATAATTTCACCAGTTTGGACGAATAACGGTACTCTAACTACCGCACCAGTAGATAAAGT
Above is a window of Allofrancisella inopinata DNA encoding:
- the orn gene encoding oligoribonuclease, encoding MQSTDNLIWLDLEMTGLDVEQCQIIEIAVIITNKNLDIIAEAEPIAIYQPDSILENMNEWCIKTHADTGLTQRVKESKVSLEQAEEKILEFIKMYVPYQSSPLCGNSIWQDRRFLAKYMPKIDDYCHYRVLDVTSIKLLNEYWGKPKCFVKKNTHKALDDIQESIAELKFYKEELFN